In Streptomyces thermolilacinus SPC6, a single genomic region encodes these proteins:
- a CDS encoding N-acetylmuramoyl-L-alanine amidase, whose protein sequence is MGQEETGRVRRRAVLIGGGAAVAGAAALGWDELRRLWWRLPGTEKRRVEGELDHAGAVWTAAARANWRRADRPDDFGIDRVVIHVVQGSYATALRVFKNPGHGAATHYVVGKDGRVAQMIRELDVAFHAGNREMNERSIGIEHEGFVDRPKDFTPAMYAASARLTADICARYGIPIDREHIIGHVEVEGTDHTDPGPHWDWDRYMELVRRAATSPGPSASPASAAAPRPEAG, encoded by the coding sequence ATGGGCCAAGAAGAGACCGGACGGGTGAGACGGCGCGCGGTGCTGATCGGCGGCGGCGCCGCGGTGGCGGGCGCGGCCGCGCTGGGGTGGGACGAGCTGCGGCGCCTGTGGTGGCGGCTGCCGGGCACGGAGAAGCGGCGGGTGGAGGGCGAGCTGGACCACGCGGGCGCGGTGTGGACGGCGGCGGCGCGGGCGAACTGGCGGCGGGCGGACCGTCCGGACGACTTCGGCATCGACCGGGTGGTGATCCATGTGGTGCAGGGCAGCTACGCGACGGCGCTGCGCGTGTTCAAGAACCCGGGGCACGGCGCGGCGACGCACTACGTGGTCGGCAAGGACGGGCGGGTCGCGCAGATGATCCGCGAGCTGGACGTGGCGTTCCACGCGGGAAACCGGGAGATGAACGAGCGGAGCATCGGCATCGAGCACGAGGGCTTCGTGGACCGCCCGAAGGACTTCACCCCGGCGATGTACGCGGCGTCGGCGCGGCTGACGGCGGACATATGCGCCCGGTACGGCATACCGATCGACCGGGAGCACATCATCGGCCACGTCGAGGTGGAGGGCACGGACCACACGGACCCGGGACCGCACTGGGACTGGGACCGGTACATGGAACTGGTCCGCCGCGCCGCGACCAGCCCCGGACCGTCCGCGTCCCCCGCCTCCGCCGCCGCGCCACGCCCCGAGGCTGGCTGA
- a CDS encoding cysteine desulfurase family protein, translating to MAYLDHAATTPMLPEAIEAMTAQLTATGNASSLHAAGRRARRTVEEARETLAEALGARPSEVVLTSGGTEADNLAVKGLYWSRRAADPRRVRVLASPVEHHAVLDAVHWLGEHEGATVEYLPVDAYGRVHPDALRDAIARDPGSVALATVMWANNEIGTLMPIAELAAVAAEFDVPLHSDAVQAVGQVPVSFADSGLAAMTVSGHKIGGPYGIGALLLGRVHSPVPVLHGGGQERHVRSGTLDVPAVAAFAVAARIATERRDRFAHEIGALRDELVAAVRAAVPDAVLGGDPDERLPANAHFSFPGCEGDSLLLLLDAQGIECSTGSACTAGVAQPSHVVLATGTDPDLARGTLRFTLGHTSTRADVEALAKAIGPAVERARTAGLS from the coding sequence ATGGCTTACCTCGACCACGCCGCGACCACTCCGATGCTCCCGGAGGCGATCGAGGCGATGACCGCCCAGCTCACCGCCACGGGCAACGCCTCGTCCCTGCACGCCGCCGGGCGCCGGGCCCGCCGCACCGTCGAGGAGGCCCGCGAGACCCTCGCCGAGGCGCTCGGGGCACGCCCCAGCGAGGTCGTCCTCACCTCCGGCGGCACCGAGGCGGACAACCTCGCCGTCAAGGGCCTCTACTGGTCCCGCCGCGCCGCCGACCCCCGCCGCGTCCGCGTCCTGGCCAGCCCCGTCGAGCACCACGCCGTCCTCGACGCCGTCCACTGGCTCGGCGAACACGAGGGCGCCACCGTCGAGTACCTGCCCGTCGACGCCTACGGGCGCGTCCACCCCGACGCGCTGCGCGACGCCATCGCCCGCGACCCCGGCAGCGTCGCCCTCGCCACCGTCATGTGGGCCAACAACGAGATCGGCACGCTCATGCCGATCGCCGAACTGGCCGCCGTAGCCGCCGAGTTCGACGTACCGCTGCACTCCGACGCGGTCCAGGCCGTCGGCCAGGTGCCGGTCTCCTTCGCCGACTCCGGGCTCGCCGCCATGACCGTCTCCGGCCACAAGATCGGCGGCCCGTACGGCATCGGCGCCCTCCTGCTCGGCCGCGTCCACAGCCCCGTCCCCGTCCTCCACGGCGGCGGACAGGAGCGCCATGTCCGCTCCGGCACCCTCGACGTGCCCGCCGTCGCCGCGTTCGCCGTCGCCGCGCGGATCGCCACCGAACGCCGCGACCGGTTCGCCCACGAGATCGGCGCCCTGCGCGACGAGCTGGTCGCCGCCGTACGCGCGGCCGTCCCCGACGCCGTACTCGGCGGCGACCCCGACGAGCGACTCCCCGCGAACGCGCACTTCAGCTTCCCCGGCTGCGAGGGCGACTCGCTGCTGCTGCTCCTCGACGCCCAGGGCATCGAGTGCTCCACCGGCTCCGCCTGCACCGCCGGTGTCGCCCAGCCCAGCCACGTCGTCCTCGCCACCGGCACCGACCCCGACCTCGCCCGCGGCACGCTGCGCTTCACCCTGGGCCACACCTCCACCCGCGCCGACGTCGAAGCCCTCGCCAAGGCCATCGGCCCCGCAGTCGAACGCGCCCGAACCGCCGGCCTCAGCTAG
- a CDS encoding TetR family transcriptional regulator, with amino-acid sequence MSHTTGGVTVAGVRQARKLRTRQALLDAALALLEERGLSGLGLREVTRAAGIAPTAFYRHFTGMADLGVALVEESLGGLHATVRANLAATADSERRIAGTVGLVARLVREQPAHVRFLARERHGGVRPVRDAIGGELDRFTSEVAEALAGLPESAGWRREDLLMLARLYVDLMATTAFALLEAGPDGAARERVEGEARRRLRLVALGSRHWLD; translated from the coding sequence ATGAGTCACACGACCGGGGGCGTAACCGTCGCGGGTGTCCGGCAGGCGCGGAAGCTCAGGACCCGTCAGGCGCTGCTGGACGCGGCGCTGGCGCTGCTGGAGGAGCGCGGCCTGAGCGGTCTGGGGCTGCGTGAGGTGACCCGGGCGGCGGGGATCGCGCCGACGGCGTTCTACCGGCACTTCACCGGCATGGCCGATCTCGGCGTGGCGCTCGTGGAGGAGTCGCTGGGCGGGCTGCACGCGACGGTACGGGCGAACCTGGCGGCGACGGCGGACAGCGAGCGGCGGATCGCGGGGACGGTGGGGCTGGTCGCCCGGCTCGTACGGGAGCAGCCCGCGCACGTGCGGTTCCTGGCGCGGGAGCGGCACGGCGGGGTGCGGCCGGTGCGGGACGCGATCGGCGGGGAGCTCGACCGGTTCACCTCGGAGGTGGCGGAGGCGCTGGCCGGGCTGCCGGAGTCGGCGGGGTGGCGCCGGGAGGACCTGCTGATGCTGGCGCGGCTGTACGTGGACCTGATGGCGACGACGGCGTTCGCGCTGCTGGAGGCGGGCCCGGACGGGGCGGCGCGGGAGCGGGTCGAGGGGGAGGCGCGACGGCGGCTGCGGCTGGTGGCGCTGGGCAGCCGCCACTGGCTGGACTGA
- a CDS encoding thioesterase family protein, which produces MDSSSQFDRDTAVNLRAPGVYDTDLSADWTIFGVVNGGYLLALLGRALGEALPHPHPFSVSAHYLAPSLPGPAVIRTETVRAGRTLSTGQASLFQYAEDGTETERIRVLATYGDLDALPDDVRTSAKPPAIPPYEHCFGPADAPTPLPGSAEITRLLDIKLDPATIGWAVGAPSGKGEVRGWFGLADGRDPDPLSLLLTVDALPPTAFDLGLSGWTPTVELTTHIRCRPAPGPLRVSITTRNLAGGFLEEDAEVWDSADRLVAQSRQLARAPRAS; this is translated from the coding sequence ATGGACAGCAGCAGTCAGTTCGACCGCGACACCGCGGTCAACCTCCGCGCCCCGGGCGTCTACGACACGGACCTCTCCGCCGACTGGACCATCTTCGGCGTCGTCAACGGCGGCTACCTGCTCGCCCTCCTGGGCCGCGCCCTCGGCGAAGCGCTGCCGCACCCGCACCCCTTCTCCGTGTCGGCCCACTACCTGGCCCCCTCGCTGCCCGGCCCCGCCGTGATCCGCACCGAGACCGTCCGCGCCGGACGCACCCTCTCGACCGGCCAGGCATCCCTCTTCCAGTACGCGGAGGACGGCACCGAGACCGAGCGCATCCGCGTCCTCGCCACGTACGGCGACCTCGACGCGCTCCCGGACGACGTGCGCACCAGCGCCAAGCCGCCCGCCATCCCGCCGTACGAGCACTGCTTCGGCCCCGCCGACGCGCCCACGCCGCTGCCCGGCTCGGCCGAGATCACCCGGCTCCTCGACATCAAGCTCGACCCGGCCACCATCGGCTGGGCCGTCGGCGCCCCCTCCGGCAAGGGCGAGGTGCGCGGCTGGTTCGGCCTCGCGGACGGCCGCGACCCCGACCCGCTGTCCCTGCTGCTGACCGTCGACGCGCTCCCGCCGACCGCCTTCGACCTGGGCCTCAGCGGCTGGACGCCGACCGTCGAGCTGACCACCCACATCCGCTGCCGCCCCGCGCCCGGCCCGCTGCGCGTCTCCATCACGACCCGCAACCTCGCCGGCGGCTTCCTGGAGGAGGACGCCGAGGTGTGGGACAGCGCCGACCGCCTCGTCGCCCAGTCCCGCCAGCTCGCCCGCGCCCCGCGCGCCTCCTGA
- a CDS encoding trimeric intracellular cation channel family protein — MLQDLFTPSVLHSLELAGIFVFAISGALLAVRKNFDVFGMAVLAEVTALGGGLFRDLVIGAVPPAAFTDLGYFVMPLVATALVFFLHPVVERTQAAVNAFDAAGLGLFCVTGTTKAYEYGLGLTQSAVLGMATGVGGGVLRDVLANEAPSLLRWDRDLYAVPAIVGSTLVVLFIRFEALNPFTSSLAALAAFALRMLALRYSWRAPRAWNRRSTATE, encoded by the coding sequence GTGCTTCAGGACCTGTTCACCCCCTCCGTCCTCCACTCCCTGGAACTGGCGGGCATCTTCGTGTTCGCCATCTCCGGCGCGCTCCTGGCCGTGCGCAAGAACTTCGACGTCTTCGGCATGGCCGTCCTCGCCGAGGTCACCGCGCTGGGCGGCGGGCTCTTCCGGGACCTGGTGATCGGGGCCGTACCCCCCGCCGCCTTCACCGACCTCGGCTACTTCGTCATGCCGCTCGTCGCCACCGCGCTCGTCTTCTTCCTGCACCCCGTCGTCGAGCGCACCCAGGCGGCCGTGAACGCCTTCGACGCCGCGGGCCTGGGCCTGTTCTGCGTGACCGGCACGACCAAGGCGTACGAGTACGGGCTCGGCCTCACCCAGTCCGCCGTCCTCGGCATGGCGACCGGCGTCGGCGGGGGCGTCCTGCGCGACGTCCTCGCCAACGAGGCGCCGTCGCTGCTGCGCTGGGACCGCGACCTGTACGCCGTGCCCGCCATCGTCGGCTCGACCCTGGTCGTGCTGTTCATCCGCTTCGAGGCGCTGAACCCCTTCACCAGCTCCCTCGCCGCCCTCGCCGCGTTCGCGCTGCGCATGCTCGCGCTCCGCTACAGCTGGCGCGCCCCCCGCGCCTGGAACCGCCGCTCCACGGCCACCGAGTAG
- a CDS encoding ABC transporter ATP-binding protein, which yields MSLLELDGVKVHFPVKKGLLFDRTVGHVYAVDGVSLKVEAGQTYGLVGESGCGKTTLGRAVLRLVDVTDGEVVFDGTDLAKLPEEEMRKFRRRLQMVFQDPLGSLNPRQNIESILSEGMLAHGIGADQEERREKIKAILQRVGLPSNALSRYPHEFSGGQRQRIGIARALVLEPDVIICDEPVSALDVSIQAQVINLLEELQEQLGLTYLVIAHDLAVVRHISDVIGVMYLGSLVEEAPSDALYAAPKHPYTKALMSAVPVPDPEVEDRRERILLHGDLPSPANPPAGCRFHTRCPWARARCAQERPELTDVGEGHKVACHFAAEIESGELPLTRPTGVEAVVGTSVPSPTPEPEPESPKVTKSP from the coding sequence ATGAGCCTGCTCGAACTGGACGGGGTGAAGGTCCACTTCCCCGTCAAGAAGGGTCTCCTCTTCGACCGTACGGTCGGCCACGTCTACGCCGTGGACGGGGTCTCGCTGAAGGTCGAGGCCGGCCAGACGTACGGCCTGGTCGGCGAGTCCGGCTGCGGCAAGACGACGCTGGGCCGGGCCGTGCTGCGGCTGGTCGACGTCACGGACGGCGAGGTCGTCTTCGACGGCACCGACCTGGCGAAGCTGCCCGAGGAGGAGATGCGGAAGTTCCGCCGCCGCCTCCAGATGGTCTTCCAGGACCCGCTGGGCAGCCTGAACCCGCGCCAGAACATCGAGTCGATCCTCTCCGAGGGGATGCTCGCGCACGGCATCGGCGCGGACCAGGAGGAGCGCCGCGAGAAGATCAAGGCGATCCTCCAGCGGGTCGGCCTGCCGTCGAACGCCCTGTCGCGGTACCCGCACGAGTTCTCCGGCGGCCAGCGCCAGCGCATCGGCATCGCCCGGGCGCTCGTGCTGGAACCGGACGTCATCATCTGCGACGAGCCCGTGTCGGCGCTGGACGTGTCGATCCAGGCGCAGGTCATCAACCTGCTGGAGGAGCTCCAGGAGCAGCTGGGCCTCACCTATCTGGTGATCGCCCACGACCTGGCCGTCGTCCGGCACATCTCGGACGTCATCGGGGTGATGTACCTGGGCTCCCTGGTGGAGGAGGCGCCGAGCGACGCGCTGTACGCGGCGCCGAAGCACCCGTACACGAAGGCGCTGATGTCGGCGGTGCCGGTGCCCGACCCGGAGGTGGAGGACCGCCGCGAGCGCATCCTCCTGCACGGCGACCTCCCCTCGCCCGCCAACCCGCCCGCCGGGTGCCGCTTCCACACCCGCTGCCCGTGGGCGCGGGCCCGGTGCGCGCAGGAGCGGCCGGAGCTGACGGATGTGGGGGAGGGCCACAAGGTGGCGTGCCACTTCGCGGCGGAGATCGAGTCGGGCGAGCTTCCGCTGACGCGCCCGACGGGCGTGGAGGCGGTGGTCGGCACGTCCGTCCCGTCCCCGACCCCGGAGCCCGAGCCCGAGAGCCCCAAGGTCACGAAGTCCCCGTAA
- a CDS encoding ABC transporter ATP-binding protein: MPLLTVDELTVTFGGRGRKPSTAVDGVSFTVDQGQVVGLVGESGCGKSVTSLALMGLLPGKGVTVGGHAVFDGEDLLSMSPKKLRDMRGSKLAMIFQDPLSSLNPVIPIGVQVTEILQRHRGMKGEAARKEAASLLDRVGIPDPARRLKEYPHQLSGGMRQRALIAMAVACAPRLLIADEPTTALDVTIQAQILELLKELVDQEGTALLMITHDLGVVAGLCDEVNVLYAGKAVESAGRRELFAHPTHPYAHGLLGSIPRLDAPRGEPLNPIRGSINDKIAWADGCAFAPRCDFYTLECLTGTPQLTEPRTEGHRVRCVNPVLPDAPAEEVPA, encoded by the coding sequence ATGCCACTGCTCACTGTTGACGAACTGACCGTCACCTTCGGCGGACGCGGCCGCAAGCCGTCCACGGCGGTCGACGGGGTCTCCTTCACCGTCGACCAGGGCCAGGTCGTCGGCCTGGTCGGCGAGTCCGGCTGCGGCAAGTCCGTCACCTCGCTCGCCCTGATGGGCCTCCTGCCCGGCAAGGGCGTCACCGTCGGCGGGCACGCCGTGTTCGACGGTGAGGACCTGCTCTCCATGAGTCCGAAGAAGCTCCGGGACATGCGCGGCAGCAAGCTCGCGATGATCTTCCAGGACCCGCTGTCCTCGCTGAACCCGGTCATCCCGATCGGCGTGCAGGTCACCGAGATCCTCCAGCGGCACCGGGGCATGAAGGGCGAGGCCGCCCGCAAGGAGGCCGCGAGCCTCCTCGACCGGGTCGGCATCCCCGACCCGGCGCGGCGCCTGAAGGAGTACCCGCACCAGCTGTCGGGCGGTATGCGGCAGCGCGCGCTCATCGCCATGGCGGTGGCGTGCGCCCCGCGCCTGCTGATCGCCGACGAGCCCACGACGGCGCTCGACGTGACGATCCAGGCGCAGATCCTGGAGCTGCTGAAGGAGCTCGTCGACCAGGAGGGCACCGCCCTGCTGATGATCACCCACGACCTGGGTGTCGTCGCCGGGCTGTGCGACGAGGTGAACGTGCTGTACGCGGGGAAGGCGGTGGAGTCGGCGGGCCGCCGCGAGCTGTTCGCCCACCCCACGCACCCGTACGCGCACGGCCTCCTCGGCTCCATCCCGCGCCTGGACGCCCCGCGCGGCGAGCCGCTCAACCCGATCCGCGGCTCCATCAACGACAAGATCGCCTGGGCGGACGGCTGCGCGTTCGCGCCGCGCTGCGACTTCTACACCCTGGAGTGCCTCACCGGCACGCCCCAGCTGACCGAGCCGCGCACCGAGGGCCACCGGGTGCGCTGCGTCAACCCCGTGCTGCCCGACGCACCGGCCGAGGAGGTACCGGCATGA
- a CDS encoding ABC transporter permease, with the protein MSTKTDKIDRLAELTQANETTTGASLWREAFRRLKNSKMAVIGAAIIALFVIVAIVGPWLAPHAPTAQTWRGEVFANQGKFVGARGENWFGLDHLGRDMFSRMLVGARQTLLVGVVSMLIGLVVGALIGMLSGAAATLGGKAGARVDTVVMRFIDILLSLPSLLLAVSIAAVMGQSLTTVMIAVGVVQIPIFARLLRGSMLSQGGTDYVLAAKALGVRRKRIVLTQILPNSLSPVIVQATLSLATAIIEAAALSYLGLGNPDPAVPEWGVMLSQAQRFFDNAPMMAVYPAVGIIITALGFTLLGEAMREALDPKLRG; encoded by the coding sequence GTGTCCACCAAGACAGACAAGATCGACCGCCTCGCGGAACTCACCCAGGCGAACGAGACGACCACCGGCGCCAGCCTGTGGCGCGAGGCGTTCCGCCGCCTCAAGAACAGCAAGATGGCCGTCATCGGCGCCGCCATCATCGCCCTGTTCGTCATCGTCGCGATCGTCGGCCCGTGGCTCGCGCCGCACGCCCCGACCGCGCAGACCTGGCGCGGCGAGGTCTTCGCCAACCAGGGCAAGTTCGTCGGCGCCCGCGGCGAGAACTGGTTCGGCCTGGACCACCTCGGCCGCGACATGTTCTCCCGGATGCTCGTCGGCGCCCGCCAGACGCTCCTCGTCGGTGTCGTGTCGATGCTCATCGGCCTCGTCGTCGGCGCGCTCATCGGCATGCTGTCCGGCGCCGCCGCCACCCTCGGCGGCAAGGCCGGGGCACGCGTCGACACGGTCGTCATGCGCTTCATCGACATCCTGCTGTCGCTGCCGTCGCTGCTGCTCGCCGTCTCCATCGCCGCTGTCATGGGCCAGTCCCTGACGACCGTGATGATCGCCGTCGGTGTCGTCCAGATCCCGATCTTCGCGCGGCTGCTGCGCGGCTCGATGCTCTCCCAGGGCGGCACGGACTACGTCCTGGCGGCCAAGGCCCTCGGCGTACGGCGCAAGCGGATCGTCCTCACGCAGATCCTGCCGAACTCGCTCAGCCCCGTGATCGTCCAGGCGACCCTCAGCCTCGCCACCGCGATCATCGAGGCCGCCGCCCTGTCCTACCTGGGCCTGGGCAACCCGGACCCGGCCGTCCCCGAGTGGGGCGTGATGCTCTCCCAGGCGCAGCGGTTCTTCGACAACGCGCCGATGATGGCCGTCTACCCGGCGGTCGGGATCATCATCACCGCCCTCGGCTTCACCCTGCTCGGCGAGGCCATGCGCGAAGCCCTCGACCCGAAGCTGCGAGGCTGA
- a CDS encoding ABC transporter permease produces MLRLVVRRLLQLIPTLLGLSVLLFLWLNRLPGGPASAILGERATPTEVARINRALGLDQPVWVQYGRFLKRIFQLDLGTSTKTGQPVWDEFALRFPATVELSVLAMLIAVVVGIPLGYLAAKRRGGWLDVASVSGSLVGICVPVFFLALILKGVFAVNLGLFPSYGRLTTGLNATDVTGFAVLDGILTGEFDATLDALHHLALPAITLASIPLAVIVRMTRASVLEVLGEDYVRTAESKGLEKNTVRVRHVLRNALLPVVTAIGLLTGSLLSGAVLTESVFAFGGIGSFIKDAIDARDYPVLVGFIMFIAMVYVVINLLVDLAYSLIDPRVRVN; encoded by the coding sequence GTGCTGCGACTCGTCGTACGAAGACTGCTACAGCTGATACCCACCCTGCTCGGCCTGTCGGTTCTCCTCTTCCTCTGGCTGAACCGGCTGCCCGGCGGACCCGCCTCAGCGATCCTGGGCGAACGGGCGACTCCCACCGAAGTGGCACGCATCAACCGTGCGCTGGGCCTCGACCAGCCGGTCTGGGTGCAGTACGGCCGCTTCCTCAAGCGCATCTTCCAGCTCGACCTGGGGACCTCGACCAAGACCGGCCAGCCCGTGTGGGACGAGTTCGCCCTGCGCTTCCCGGCCACCGTGGAGCTGAGCGTCCTCGCGATGCTCATCGCCGTGGTCGTCGGCATCCCGCTCGGCTACCTCGCCGCCAAGCGCCGCGGCGGCTGGCTCGACGTGGCCTCCGTCTCCGGCTCACTGGTCGGCATCTGCGTCCCGGTCTTCTTCCTCGCCCTCATCCTGAAGGGCGTCTTCGCCGTCAACCTGGGCCTCTTCCCCAGCTACGGCAGACTGACCACGGGCCTCAACGCGACCGACGTCACCGGCTTCGCCGTCCTCGACGGCATCCTCACCGGCGAGTTCGACGCCACCCTGGACGCGCTGCACCACCTGGCGCTGCCGGCCATCACCCTCGCCTCCATCCCGCTCGCCGTCATCGTCCGGATGACCCGCGCCAGCGTCCTGGAGGTCCTCGGCGAGGACTACGTCCGCACCGCCGAGTCCAAGGGCCTGGAGAAGAACACCGTCCGCGTCCGCCATGTGCTGCGCAACGCGCTGCTGCCGGTGGTCACCGCGATCGGTCTGCTCACCGGCTCCCTCCTGTCGGGCGCGGTCCTCACCGAGTCCGTCTTCGCCTTCGGCGGCATCGGCTCCTTCATCAAGGACGCGATCGACGCCCGCGACTACCCGGTGCTCGTCGGCTTCATCATGTTCATCGCGATGGTGTACGTCGTCATCAACCTGCTGGTGGACCTGGCGTACAGCCTCATCGACCCGAGAGTGCGGGTGAACTGA